A window of Ananas comosus cultivar F153 linkage group 11, ASM154086v1, whole genome shotgun sequence genomic DNA:
TCATTCCATATCAGATCACAGTGCTCAAAAATGCTTTAGTGCTCTTGCCTTTTCTCTATGTTGTATTCCCCTGATCTTTCTCTGTAAACAAGTTTGCCGCTTTTAAACTATGGTAGAACTCAACAAGATAAGATTTACTAGTAAGTATGAGAATGAGGCTTACTAGGTAATTCTAATTTTCTTCCAAAGAAGGTGGCTGTCTCGATTTCGTtacatcatatacaaaaaaaagtcCATGAACTGTGCTTTCTTCTATTTTCGTCTACAGCGGGGAAAGAAGTGAAAGAACCTAATTCGGGAGAAAAAGCAAAGGAAGGGAGTGAAGGTAGCATGCTCAAGGGCAAAGCCCATACGACGGAGACTCATGGCACAAGCAGTGACGTGGACGAGAACACACCCATTGATAAGATCAAAGGTCCAAATGTGTTTGAACGAGCGATGGAAGAGATCGAGGCCATTGTAGAAGCGATTCACCCAAGAAGAAAGGACTGATTCAAACTTGCAGCCGAAGAAAAGTAGAATTCGGGGGTTATCTCCTGCAACAAAAGTTTGAGAAATCCTGTTCCGTTTTGAATAAGAATTAAGAGTACGAAGACCTAAAAAATCTTTCGCTaggtttctctcttttttcatAAATTCTGATCTAAATGCCCAGGGATAATGTACTAAAAACTTCTCTTTTCTGTGGAATGAAATTGCTGGTTGTTCATGGAATTGATTTGTTGTCAATGTCAGGTCATACATGATATCTGTTGATTGCAAGAAGGGTTATAGGAAGATGAATGGAAGAGGAACATTAACCAAAGAAAGACAGAAATTCTATGAGGACGACAATACAAATGCAAGACCTAAGTATGAAGATGTGTAAAATCTGATGTGTAAGTATAATAATCAATCTTACCTGCAAAGATCAAGAGGAATGAGAGATGCTATAGTACTATACGACTACTAGAAAACTTTGAGAAGGGTCTCCCTGGTTTCTAGGCTGTAAAATGTCCAGCACCTATTATATACACCATTTTGAAGCGCACTGCGCTTTGAACCTGGGAACTTTCGGTCCCCACTCAGATACCCACCAACTAGGTTACACTTAGGTCACTTCTCAAGATTTCTTGTTGGAGAGCAAAATCTATGAAAGTTAGCAAAATGCACACAAAAGAACATTGTCGCCTTTTCTTGTGCAGGATTTGCATGCCATGCATGAATTTTAGGGGTAATATATCATTGAGATCATTATCACTATAATCAATACTAGTTGGTTTTGAATCAAGACCAAGCTGGATAGAAtcaactcttcttttttttctttttttttccttcttctgaGTTGCAATATATGAATCACAAAATAAGCAAAccaatatacatatacattcaGTCATCAAGGTTAGAGCAggagaggagaaagaagaaaccaatCCCAAACTAAAACTGCATCATAGGCATAATGCAACAAAAGAAACacaggaaaaagaaataattgatgATCAACATAGAAATATTCTTCTAGCTCCTTGACTTCTCGCAGAACTCGACTCCTCCTTGAGGTATCCCGGGAAATCCTATTTTCGTGCAAGCGTTGTCGCACCCCTCCGCACATTTCTCCGACGTCATCACAACCAAAGAGAGGCAGTGACTCACGCATTCGCAGAAGCAGTTTTGTCGCGCCTCACTCCGTTCTACAGAGGATAGAACTGCAATTAAGCAGAAACAAACCAAAATAGTTGCAGCCACCCTCTTGTGagccatttctttcttttctccttccctctccccctttctttctttacttGCACCTTTATATTGTTTTAGGGTGGTGAATGACTGAATATAGGAGAAAGTGTTTTAGTATGGGTTGGGTTTGTAGGGAAgggtgggtggttggttggtttTTTCTATGTTTGGTGTGTACTTAATTTCTATATTAGAGGAGCAATGAAATGGTGTTCCACTATTCTGAGATGGGCTTTTCTTTAGGTACTCCTTTAGTAAAGATGGAGGTTACCTGAATTAGTCAGGTGTGTTTTGTCCTGTCAACTCTATTCGACCAAAATTAGAGTTTCTATTTTTCCACAAGCCATAAAAATTCTGGTAGCAGATGCCTAAATTTGGCTGGTTTGACTTTCGTTACTCGGATTAGAAAACTCAATTTTAGTAGGGATTGTGAAGACTACATTGGATTAGAAAAAAAGCAAATTGGAGGTGTTGCAAATCATCTGAAAACgaatggactttttttttttctttttttctcttgatATATTTTCCTTTTCCACTATTGAAAGGTCTACACTGCCCGTGATACCTtagctagggctggcaaatgagcgagccggctcgcgttaaactcgcgttcgactcgatatttggctcgctcgagctcgactcgaaattaaatgagccgagcttgaacaaaaaaaaaggctcgaaattcatttcaagccgagcttgagtattacttggctcgttcgaattaggctcgaaaagctcgaaaagctcgaatatgtatatatagtagagctactatgctatcgaaagtatagagatatggtgctttcgattttttaattcttagatcaatccctttaatcgttttttatctttggattaatattattattacattgtagggaccactcaatccttaGACAGCGTTtagttaggggatagggataagAATAGGCCCttacgctaattttttatccgagaatagtagttctctgTTATCCCCatcaacacctccattttttatataaaactacctaaaatTGTTTTATcgccgggaacaacccaattttcatccaaacactatttttcttatccccatatttgtacctatccctgtaatagctagttcttacttatacccgaaccaaacagtacctaagagtattatttaatcctaggggagaccgcaatcatcccaaccatacaaattttaatcaaagggtcaaaaattcaaaaacatcaaattctctatattttcgatagcatagtaattcTACACTAtgctatataaatataatatattttaattatatatagcttGAGTGAATAAtgtgagtttagttaaaattgggccaatgttgttggcccataaaaacaaacccaatagacaaataaaagagcaaacttttactaaatttatatatttttccttcatttctttctttctttcacagagctctaaattttcaatatgtttctctctttctcttttcctgtCTCTCACCTTAAGTGGCCAAGCCGAAAgccctctaagttaccaagtaacatcatatgcccgccgttgcctaccttgttattaattgtatgcttgagaaaatatacggaatatttttaaagtaaaaaattattattcatataaaattttaattttagttatatatgattggatagtttaatccaatatttatttatataatttatttatttttgactgcataaatgaaaatgaataatatagagatcgatggcggaagaaaagacatgtaaagctgaaaatattagatattcaactcataaattattttttttcatattataatactatatttcatataattattttgtactttgaactattagacatatttttgtatcaaattatagataatgttctatacaaattaaactattgatcgtataatgttgagaatttcaagcggctcgtttagggctcgagctcgctcgacttgaaattaggctcgctcgagctcggctcgaattaatttcaatccaagcttgagcttaaatttaggctcgaaattaatttcaagccgaatttgagccgaggtaaggtcgctcgagctcggcttgttTCCACCCCTAACCTTAGCTGCGATTACTGCTTATGgccagtttttttttataataccgTACATATTCTTATCTACACCGAGCTTAATGGATGGGACCTAGAAAAAAGACCTCAAGAATGATTTGGATTTAAGCTCCCTCAAAATTGTTGGTGTTGGTGTTAACTAATTTTTCCTGAAGCCATGAACATTGATTAGTTGGCTTAGAATTGGTTGTTTGGTACTCTCCGGAGCTTAGATTTCTCATTGACAGAACACAGCAGCAGGTGGTGGAAAACGAAAATAAACGTGAGCAACCAAACGAGCTTACAATTTCACCTTTCTTTGAGCTGTAATTCACCTCAACAGGGGAATATACAAATCCAACGCACCTCACAGGAGAGGATGGTCTCCCACACAGATAGGCTACTCCTACTAATTAAAATAACAAGCCAAGAAAACCAATGAAAAGGAATACTATTTAAGTCCCATGATTCATGCAGAAATTGTCATTTCACAGCAGACTAGAGAGGAATGAAGGATAGTTGTGATAGCAATGGTTGCTCCTTATTACTTCGGACCAAAGTCTGTACATGAATAAAGCAAAAGGAAGCAATTACCGAAGAAGAAACAACCACAAATTGGACTTCAATCTTAGTCGGTTACAATGTATGAGGAAAAATAGAAACCAGAATAGTCTCCCAAGCCAGTGCTATaccaaattaaaaattgtaaaagCTCAAACAATCTGTTTGCCAATTGTCACAATCAACTGGAATTGGAAATGACAAATCGGAGATGCACTCATTTCTTCCTTGTCCAACAATTTATGCAGATGCTATTTTCCATTTTGTGTTAGGGTCTGCGATGATTTTGTACAGGAGTTGTCTGAAAGGCAAATCCCAATCACTATTACAGCACAAGTTGCTTCATGCGGCAGCAGGAGCTGAAGCAGTGGTCTTCTGACTATTCTCTCTCGGAGGCACCCGTAGTAAAGTCTTCATCATGTCGTATGCTGTGAAACCAATGGCCACTGAAGGAACCACCTGCACATTTTATAAATTCATCACCTATACAATAAGGGAACTGAAAGAAGATCTTTGAATTATCCACAAAAAGCTGCCTGCTTTAAAATAATAACAGCAAGTTTATTACAAATATAGTATCAGATTGTACAATGTGCGATAAGAAGTTGTCAGGCAAATTACATTGTTGTTAGAAACTATATATTACTTATTAGAATCTAGTACCAGAAGTGGATATTTTTCCTCATCCCTCATCATGGATGATGATTTGTAACAAATAGGGGCTTACTATTTCATTGATGTACATCATTACCTTGACATAGTTGAGGCTCAGGCCAGCAAACAGTTGCTTCCACCCCTGATTATGAACTATCGTATAAAGCCCCTGTAACGTTCCTGTGATGCGAGGACCACCAAGATGATTCATTGGTTGCCGACTCTGGACCTATACATGAAGCTCaaagattaataattaataagggGAAAGAAAGCCCCAGACTACCTATACTTTGGACTGCTTGCAAGTCGCTGTCCGAAGTTTAAAAAGTTCCAGCCCAATAGGAACCTTAAATAATATCTGATGGCACCCATTAAGCAAGAAAAACAGCTAGAAGGCACAGCTAGTAATAAAAT
This region includes:
- the LOC109717002 gene encoding uncharacterized protein LOC109717002; this translates as MHKEKAHHRETHGTSDDIDEDTPVNKVKGPNVFERAKEEIEALLETIQSKDEANRDSSEKKDAGKEVKEPNSGEKAKEGSEGSMLKGKAHTTETHGTSSDVDENTPIDKIKGPNVFERAMEEIEAIVEAIHPRRKD